A single genomic interval of Christensenellaceae bacterium 44-20 harbors:
- a CDS encoding GNAT family N-acetyltransferase, with protein MKGEVALIRAGAGDAEQLWSMQTEAFSGLLAKYQDFETSPGNEPLQKVRQRLAQSETYFYFICAEGQKVGAIRVVDSGREGGRKRISPLFILEEYRGRGFAQKAIRACEAVHGTEHWALDTILQEEGNCRLYEKMGYRATGETRRINDAMTLVYYEK; from the coding sequence ATGAAGGGGGAAGTGGCGCTGATTCGGGCCGGCGCGGGCGATGCGGAGCAGCTTTGGAGCATGCAGACAGAGGCCTTTTCCGGCCTGCTTGCAAAATATCAGGATTTTGAGACCAGCCCGGGCAACGAGCCGCTGCAAAAGGTGCGGCAGCGCCTGGCCCAGAGTGAGACATATTTCTATTTTATCTGCGCCGAGGGGCAAAAGGTTGGCGCGATCCGGGTGGTGGATTCCGGGCGCGAGGGCGGGAGAAAGCGCATCAGTCCGCTGTTTATTTTAGAGGAGTACCGCGGCAGAGGGTTTGCGCAAAAGGCCATCCGAGCCTGCGAGGCGGTGCATGGTACAGAACACTGGGCGCTGGATACCATCTTGCAGGAAGAGGGAAACTGCCGCCTGTATGAGAAGATGGGGTATCGGGCGACGGGTGAGACACGGCGCATCAACGACGCCATGACGCTGGTCTATTATGAGAAATAG
- the hprK gene encoding HPr(Ser) kinase/phosphatase, with amino-acid sequence MKRSIRLSKFVSELELTSLYKGEKTSFTVDTSELNRPGLQLSGFFEHFSSERIQLFGMGEMTYLSTLPPEVAGERLERMLAYDIPAIIISRNLQPSEDFIRLANEHDIPLLLSDKPTSKISHDAILFLDNELAPSIARHGGLMDIYGVGVFITGESGVGKSEAALELVKRGHRLVADDVVEIRKISDTTLVGRSPDVIRHLMEIRGLGLVDVSVLYGMGAVMVDKTITLCVHLELGDVQDIDRLGIAEDHVRLLGIDVPKITIPVRPGRNIAIIMEVAAMNFRLKSLGHNPADMLDQKMLALLG; translated from the coding sequence ATGAAACGTTCCATTCGATTGAGCAAATTTGTCAGCGAGCTGGAGCTCACTTCGCTCTACAAAGGGGAAAAGACTTCCTTCACAGTCGATACCAGTGAGCTCAACCGCCCTGGTTTGCAGCTTTCCGGCTTTTTTGAGCATTTCTCTTCCGAGCGCATTCAGCTGTTTGGCATGGGCGAGATGACCTATCTCTCCACGCTCCCGCCGGAAGTTGCCGGCGAGCGGCTGGAACGCATGTTGGCCTACGATATTCCAGCCATCATCATCTCCCGGAATTTGCAGCCCTCGGAGGATTTTATCCGCCTTGCAAACGAGCACGATATTCCGCTGCTGCTTTCGGATAAGCCGACCTCCAAAATCTCCCACGACGCCATCCTGTTTTTGGATAACGAGCTGGCGCCCAGTATTGCGCGGCATGGCGGGCTGATGGATATTTACGGCGTAGGCGTGTTCATCACGGGCGAATCCGGCGTAGGCAAGAGCGAGGCGGCGCTGGAACTGGTCAAGCGCGGGCACCGCCTGGTCGCGGACGACGTGGTCGAAATCCGCAAAATTTCGGATACCACGCTGGTCGGCCGCTCTCCGGATGTCATCCGGCATCTCATGGAAATCCGTGGGCTGGGGCTGGTGGACGTCTCCGTGCTGTATGGCATGGGCGCCGTCATGGTGGATAAGACCATCACGCTTTGCGTACACCTGGAGCTGGGCGACGTGCAGGATATCGATCGCCTGGGCATTGCGGAGGATCACGTTCGGCTGCTGGGTATCGATGTGCCCAAGATCACCATTCCCGTCCGCCCGGGCAGGAATATCGCCATCATCATGGAAGTTGCGGCCATGAACTTCCGGCTCAAATCCCTGGGGCACAACCCAGCCGATATGCTGGATCAGAAGATGCTGGCCTTGCTTGGCTAG
- a CDS encoding homocysteine S-methyltransferase family protein encodes MDFTACFEKSKYLLLEGALGERLKREYGLKIDGTAAMAPLVYDPQAQKALAALWGEYRGIAQKYGLPFLATTPTRRANRERTAQAGYDEALLLNNIAFLKQVRRQTGGEQGMYIGALMGCRGDAYRADEVLSEEQAREFHSWAADAFARAGAEFLYAGIMPAKSEAIGMAQAMEQTGLPYLISFMIRKDGRLIDGTPISQAILAIDAATGRHPLCYMTNCVHPSVLRQALLQPENRGKPEMRRFLGIQANTSPLSPEQLDGARELFCSEPEELAAHMAALEQIQPFKIFGGCCGTDGSHMQAIAKKLSGQ; translated from the coding sequence ATGGATTTTACTGCATGTTTTGAAAAGAGCAAGTATCTGCTGCTGGAAGGGGCGCTGGGCGAGCGGCTCAAGCGGGAATATGGCCTGAAAATCGATGGGACGGCGGCTATGGCGCCGCTCGTCTATGACCCGCAGGCGCAGAAAGCGCTGGCCGCCCTTTGGGGGGAATACCGCGGCATTGCCCAAAAATACGGCCTGCCTTTTTTGGCCACGACGCCGACCCGCCGGGCAAACCGGGAGCGGACGGCGCAGGCCGGCTATGATGAGGCGCTGCTTTTGAACAATATCGCGTTTCTAAAGCAGGTGCGCCGGCAGACGGGCGGAGAGCAGGGCATGTATATCGGCGCGCTGATGGGCTGCCGCGGCGATGCCTACCGGGCAGATGAGGTGCTTTCGGAAGAGCAGGCGCGGGAGTTTCACAGCTGGGCGGCGGATGCCTTTGCCCGGGCCGGAGCAGAATTTCTCTACGCCGGCATTATGCCCGCCAAAAGCGAGGCGATCGGCATGGCGCAGGCCATGGAGCAGACTGGCCTGCCCTATCTCATCAGCTTTATGATCCGAAAAGACGGCCGCCTGATAGACGGCACGCCCATCTCTCAGGCCATTTTGGCCATTGATGCGGCGACAGGGCGGCACCCGCTTTGCTATATGACAAACTGTGTGCACCCCAGCGTGCTGCGCCAGGCGCTCTTACAGCCGGAAAACCGTGGAAAGCCGGAAATGCGGCGCTTTTTGGGCATCCAGGCCAACACTTCGCCGCTCTCACCCGAACAGCTGGATGGCGCCCGGGAGCTGTTTTGCTCGGAGCCGGAGGAATTGGCCGCCCATATGGCGGCACTGGAGCAGATTCAGCCCTTCAAGATTTTTGGCGGCTGCTGCGGAACAGACGGCTCGCATATGCAGGCCATCGCAAAGAAACTATCCGGGCAATAG
- a CDS encoding S24 family peptidase has protein sequence MRQSLSELILQAIGSGSRNEFCRRAGISAGNLSRILRGQRPRPEVLAKIAAAGYGASYEQLMQAAGYLEKEGQEQSPGIPIYGSIAAGSPVEAFEDFSGYLRLDPYQQALGEDAFALRVVGDSMDLAGIPDGSLVVISRGARVEEGNICAVLVNGEATVKRVYQKGEYIVLVPVSRNPVYQPQIYSGEDDVRILGKVTLSIVDVQ, from the coding sequence ATGCGGCAAAGTTTATCTGAACTCATTCTGCAGGCGATAGGCAGCGGCTCGCGCAACGAATTTTGCAGGCGGGCGGGGATCAGCGCGGGGAATCTTTCGCGCATCCTGCGCGGCCAGCGGCCCAGGCCGGAAGTGCTGGCAAAAATTGCGGCGGCGGGGTATGGCGCTTCCTATGAACAGCTGATGCAGGCGGCAGGGTATTTGGAAAAGGAGGGGCAGGAGCAGAGCCCCGGCATTCCTATCTACGGGAGCATCGCGGCGGGCAGCCCAGTGGAGGCGTTTGAGGATTTCTCCGGCTATCTGCGGCTGGATCCCTATCAGCAGGCGCTGGGGGAAGATGCCTTTGCCCTGCGTGTCGTGGGAGACAGCATGGATCTCGCGGGCATTCCGGATGGCAGCCTGGTCGTCATCTCCCGGGGCGCGAGGGTGGAAGAAGGCAATATCTGCGCTGTGCTGGTCAATGGCGAGGCGACGGTTAAGCGGGTTTACCAAAAAGGTGAGTACATTGTGCTGGTGCCCGTCAGCCGCAACCCAGTCTATCAGCCGCAGATCTACTCCGGCGAGGACGATGTCCGCATTTTGGGCAAAGTAACGCTGTCTATTGTGGATGTGCAATGA
- the pfkA gene encoding 6-phosphofructokinase codes for MKRIAILTSGGDTPAMNAAINAVVRTAKAKGITPVGVLGGYAGLISGGLAEIRSKQVEFIVNKGGTILKTARCLEMKTPEGQKKAVDVLHKFGIDGLVVIGGDGSFQGAKALHHLGVPTIGLPGTIDNDLAYTDYTIGFDTAVNCVIGEIAKIRDTMLSHDRIAVVEVMGRNCGDIALQAGVAGEAEYIVLPEVPHDYDTLCQELKTREQKGKSNSIIVMSEGAGKGWDLADYIRQKAGYDTKCIVLGYVQRGGAPSAFDRVLAQKMGIRAVELLVEGIGGRVVGIRDNKIIDDDIDEALAMPLKFDYDLYNQHLAMSNY; via the coding sequence ATGAAGAGAATTGCGATTCTGACAAGCGGCGGAGATACCCCCGCCATGAATGCCGCCATCAACGCTGTTGTGCGGACTGCAAAAGCCAAAGGCATCACGCCGGTGGGCGTGCTTGGGGGCTATGCCGGCCTGATCAGCGGCGGTCTGGCTGAAATTCGCAGCAAGCAGGTTGAATTTATCGTCAATAAAGGCGGAACCATTCTCAAAACGGCGCGCTGCCTGGAAATGAAAACGCCGGAAGGGCAGAAAAAGGCGGTAGACGTGCTCCATAAATTCGGCATCGACGGCCTGGTCGTCATCGGCGGCGACGGCAGTTTCCAGGGCGCAAAGGCGCTGCACCATCTGGGCGTGCCCACGATTGGCCTGCCCGGCACCATCGACAACGATTTGGCCTACACGGATTACACCATCGGCTTTGACACGGCCGTCAACTGCGTCATCGGTGAGATCGCCAAAATCCGGGATACCATGCTCTCGCACGACCGCATTGCAGTCGTGGAGGTCATGGGCAGAAACTGCGGCGACATCGCATTGCAGGCAGGCGTCGCCGGGGAAGCGGAATATATCGTTCTGCCTGAAGTGCCCCACGATTACGACACGCTTTGCCAGGAGCTTAAAACCAGAGAGCAGAAGGGCAAGAGCAACAGCATCATCGTCATGAGCGAAGGTGCAGGCAAGGGCTGGGATCTTGCGGATTATATCCGCCAAAAGGCCGGCTACGATACCAAATGCATCGTGCTGGGCTATGTGCAGCGGGGCGGCGCGCCTTCGGCGTTCGACCGTGTTCTGGCGCAGAAAATGGGCATCCGCGCTGTGGAGCTTCTGGTGGAGGGCATTGGCGGCCGGGTGGTCGGCATCCGCGACAACAAGATTATCGACGACGATATCGACGAAGCGCTGGCTATGCCGCTCAAGTTCGATTACGACCTCTATAATCAGCATCTGGCTATGAGCAACTATTAA
- a CDS encoding DNA polymerase III subunit alpha, with the protein MPDFVHLHVHSEYSLLDGAARISELPKRAKELGQRALAITDHGVMYGVVDFYTACKKEGVKPIIGCEMYVAEDLREKSQAAREYAHLILLAKNNEGYKNLMRLCSIASVEGYYYKPRIDYQTIEKHKEGLICLSACIAGDIPQLLLSGQKQKAYELAGRLKAMFAEDFYLELQDHGLAEQKRVNPMLIAMGKELGIPLVITNDSHYIRKEDARAQEILMCLQMGRTLEQGGLMETDEFYLKSGEEMSALFLDVPEAIENTAKIAEKCDVEIEMGRIRLPAFDVPGGFTNEGYLEHLVQKGLCERYGQERAQSSELQERARYELKTILDMGFCDYFLIVWDYMDFARRSQIVVGPGRGSAAGSIVAYALHITDIDPLEYNLLFERFLNPERVSMPDIDIDFCIERRGEVIDYVAEKYGKDKVAQIITFGTLGAKQVVRDVARVMRIPVADADRIAKLIPFALKMTIKKALEQSDKLRMEYQNNPQVHEWLDMAMKVEGMPRQSGTHAAAVVITGEPVTEYAPLALNKKDESITTQYHMNNINDLGLLKMDFLGLRTLTVIRDTLSMIKAGRGIEVDIDHLNLADPKIYEMISSGNTEGIFQLESEGMTNLMTRLLPENLGDIMVGISLFRPGPMAKIPDYIEYKHHPERVKYDHPILEKILKDTYGCMVYQEQVMEIVRDMAGYSLARSDEVRRAMAKKKADVMERERKIFVYGGEGIEGAVARGVPEAVAQHVFDQMMDFAQYAFNKSHACAYAVVAYQTAYLKCYYEPEYMAALLNSFISSSDKLSHYMSYLKRAGIQILLPDINKSGRLFTVEDGKVRFGLSALTGVGDSIELVFEERKKGDYEDFEDFVRRNAGHINKAQIESLILSGAFDFSGARRSQLMMVYEKIYKNAQSEAKLASTGQISLFSFSEETKPQKTPLPDIPEYDDRLRLTLEKEKAGLYLSGHPLAKYADMLAKQKISVADILASADDEEKQRYFESRTVELVGILSSLRTRTTKKTRQMMANATFEDLSGAIGVTVFPAAYANNEANLRTDEICRIKAKVAVGEEPELLLDDIRPYVQKAEETAQKLYLRIPDENLEMIRAIKAVLQSYQGESPVRVAVQKTGKVYSMGDALNVAVSEPLLARLKALVGEENVALK; encoded by the coding sequence ATGCCGGATTTTGTGCATTTGCATGTCCATAGTGAATATAGCCTGCTGGATGGAGCGGCGAGAATTTCCGAGCTGCCAAAGCGCGCAAAGGAGCTGGGCCAAAGGGCGCTGGCCATTACGGATCACGGCGTGATGTATGGCGTGGTGGATTTCTATACCGCCTGCAAAAAGGAAGGCGTTAAGCCCATCATCGGCTGCGAGATGTATGTGGCCGAGGATCTGCGGGAAAAGAGCCAGGCCGCCCGGGAATATGCGCATCTGATTCTGCTGGCAAAAAATAACGAGGGCTATAAAAACCTCATGCGCCTTTGCTCCATCGCATCCGTGGAGGGATACTACTATAAGCCCCGCATCGATTACCAGACCATTGAAAAGCATAAGGAGGGGCTCATCTGCCTTTCGGCCTGCATCGCCGGGGATATCCCCCAGCTGCTGCTCTCGGGGCAGAAGCAGAAGGCATATGAGCTGGCCGGCCGGCTCAAGGCTATGTTCGCAGAGGATTTCTACCTGGAATTGCAGGATCACGGCCTGGCCGAGCAGAAGCGGGTTAACCCTATGCTCATCGCCATGGGTAAGGAGCTTGGAATTCCGCTGGTCATCACCAACGACTCGCACTATATCCGCAAAGAGGATGCCCGGGCGCAGGAGATTCTGATGTGCCTGCAGATGGGGCGGACGCTGGAACAGGGCGGCCTGATGGAGACGGACGAGTTCTATCTCAAGAGCGGCGAGGAGATGAGCGCGCTGTTTTTGGACGTGCCCGAAGCGATAGAGAATACCGCCAAGATCGCGGAGAAATGCGATGTGGAGATCGAGATGGGGCGCATCCGTCTGCCTGCCTTTGATGTTCCAGGGGGCTTTACCAACGAGGGCTATCTGGAGCATCTGGTGCAAAAAGGGCTCTGCGAGCGCTATGGGCAGGAGCGCGCCCAGAGCAGCGAATTGCAGGAGCGCGCCCGCTACGAGCTGAAAACCATCCTGGATATGGGCTTTTGCGACTATTTTCTCATCGTCTGGGATTATATGGATTTTGCCCGGAGAAGCCAGATTGTGGTGGGCCCGGGCCGGGGCAGTGCGGCGGGCAGCATCGTCGCCTATGCCCTGCATATCACGGATATCGATCCGCTGGAATACAACCTGCTCTTTGAGCGCTTCCTAAACCCCGAGCGCGTCTCCATGCCGGATATTGATATCGATTTCTGCATCGAGCGCCGGGGCGAAGTCATCGACTATGTCGCGGAGAAATACGGCAAGGATAAAGTCGCCCAGATCATCACGTTCGGCACGCTGGGCGCCAAGCAGGTGGTGCGGGATGTGGCCAGGGTCATGCGCATCCCGGTGGCGGATGCAGACCGCATCGCCAAGCTCATTCCCTTTGCCCTGAAAATGACCATCAAAAAGGCATTGGAGCAGTCGGATAAGCTGCGCATGGAATACCAGAACAACCCGCAGGTGCATGAATGGCTGGATATGGCCATGAAAGTCGAAGGAATGCCGCGCCAGAGCGGGACGCATGCGGCGGCCGTCGTCATCACGGGCGAGCCCGTCACGGAATATGCCCCGCTGGCGCTGAACAAAAAGGACGAGAGCATCACAACCCAGTATCACATGAACAACATCAACGATCTGGGGCTGCTCAAGATGGATTTCCTGGGCCTGCGCACGCTCACCGTCATCCGGGATACCCTTTCTATGATCAAGGCTGGGCGGGGAATAGAGGTGGATATCGACCATCTGAACCTTGCGGATCCCAAAATCTACGAGATGATCTCTTCGGGCAATACCGAGGGCATCTTCCAGCTGGAAAGCGAGGGCATGACCAACCTGATGACCCGCCTGCTGCCCGAAAACCTCGGGGATATCATGGTGGGCATCTCGCTGTTCCGGCCGGGTCCCATGGCGAAAATACCCGATTATATCGAATATAAGCATCATCCGGAGCGCGTCAAATACGATCACCCGATTCTGGAGAAAATTCTGAAGGATACCTATGGCTGCATGGTCTATCAGGAGCAGGTCATGGAGATCGTGCGGGATATGGCGGGCTACTCCCTGGCCCGAAGCGACGAAGTGCGCCGGGCCATGGCGAAAAAGAAAGCGGATGTCATGGAGCGGGAGCGCAAGATTTTCGTCTATGGCGGGGAGGGCATCGAGGGCGCCGTCGCAAGGGGCGTTCCCGAGGCGGTGGCTCAGCATGTGTTCGATCAGATGATGGATTTTGCCCAGTATGCCTTCAATAAATCCCATGCCTGCGCCTATGCCGTGGTGGCATATCAGACGGCCTATTTGAAGTGCTACTATGAGCCGGAATATATGGCCGCGCTTTTAAATAGCTTTATCTCCTCTTCGGATAAGCTCTCGCACTATATGAGCTATCTCAAGCGGGCGGGCATCCAAATTCTGCTTCCGGATATCAATAAAAGCGGCCGGCTGTTTACCGTCGAGGATGGGAAAGTGCGCTTCGGGCTTTCCGCGCTGACGGGCGTCGGCGATTCCATCGAGCTGGTGTTTGAGGAGCGAAAGAAGGGAGACTATGAGGATTTCGAGGACTTCGTGCGCCGCAACGCCGGGCATATCAACAAGGCGCAGATCGAATCGCTCATCCTTTCGGGCGCGTTTGATTTTTCCGGGGCGCGCCGCAGTCAGCTGATGATGGTCTATGAAAAGATCTATAAAAATGCCCAGAGCGAGGCAAAGCTGGCCAGCACCGGGCAAATCAGCCTGTTTTCATTTTCTGAGGAGACCAAGCCCCAAAAGACGCCGCTGCCCGATATCCCCGAATACGACGACCGCCTGCGCCTGACGCTGGAAAAGGAAAAGGCGGGGCTGTATCTTTCCGGGCATCCGCTGGCCAAATATGCGGATATGCTGGCAAAGCAGAAAATCAGCGTCGCGGATATTCTGGCCAGCGCAGACGACGAGGAAAAGCAGCGCTATTTTGAGAGCAGGACTGTGGAGCTTGTGGGCATTCTCTCCTCTCTGCGCACCCGCACCACCAAAAAGACCCGGCAGATGATGGCAAACGCCACGTTTGAAGATCTCTCGGGCGCCATTGGCGTAACCGTCTTTCCGGCCGCCTATGCCAACAATGAAGCCAACCTGCGCACAGATGAGATTTGCCGCATCAAGGCCAAGGTCGCCGTGGGCGAAGAGCCCGAGCTTTTGCTGGACGATATTCGCCCCTATGTGCAAAAGGCAGAGGAAACCGCGCAGAAGCTCTATCTTCGCATACCGGATGAAAACCTCGAGATGATTCGGGCCATCAAGGCCGTGCTCCAGAGCTATCAGGGGGAGAGCCCAGTGCGCGTGGCCGTGCAAAAGACGGGCAAAGTCTATAGCATGGGCGATGCCCTGAACGTCGCCGTCAGCGAGCCGCTGCTTGCCCGGCTCAAAGCCTTGGTGGGGGAGGAGAACGTCGCGCTCAAATAG
- the dinB gene encoding DNA polymerase IV → MKKERIILHCDCNGFYASVECCLRPELWRVPMAVAGNPKSRHGIILAKNELAKQKGVQTAETIWQAKSKCPDLVLVPPQHDVYREFSRRINAIYDEYTDLVEPFSIDESFLDVTGSLHLFAKSPQELADLLRRRVREEIGLTISVGVSFCKLFAKMGSDYKKPDATTVITQENYRQLLYPLPVSALLFVGKSAAEKLSKLGIRTIGDLAARDRESIAGVLGKNGGQLWDQARGLDDSRVIPVRESGIAKSIGRGMTFKRNLLGAEEVRVGIEHLADDVAARLRAHGLKCRTVQLSIKSPSLKVIQRQKPLSAPSFLFREIADAAMELFCASWEQSAPVRALTVTAQNLVSQEQAIEQLDLLGEQSKKREKLGKLEQAVYALRQRFGEASIGPAATFEHELFAKEDEEAEE, encoded by the coding sequence ATGAAAAAAGAGCGCATCATTCTGCATTGCGACTGCAACGGCTTTTACGCCTCGGTGGAATGCTGCCTGCGGCCAGAGCTTTGGCGCGTCCCCATGGCGGTGGCGGGCAATCCCAAAAGCCGCCACGGGATCATTTTGGCCAAAAACGAACTGGCCAAGCAAAAGGGCGTGCAGACGGCAGAGACTATCTGGCAGGCCAAGAGCAAATGCCCGGATCTCGTGCTCGTCCCGCCCCAGCACGATGTTTACCGGGAGTTTTCCCGCCGCATCAACGCGATTTACGATGAATACACGGATCTCGTCGAGCCATTCAGCATCGATGAATCCTTTCTGGATGTTACGGGCAGCCTGCATCTTTTCGCGAAATCGCCGCAGGAGCTGGCCGATTTGCTGCGCCGCCGGGTGCGGGAAGAGATTGGGCTGACTATCTCGGTCGGCGTCTCTTTCTGCAAGCTGTTTGCCAAAATGGGCAGCGATTACAAGAAGCCGGATGCGACGACGGTCATCACCCAGGAGAACTATCGGCAGCTGCTCTATCCCCTGCCCGTGAGCGCTCTGCTGTTTGTGGGCAAATCTGCGGCGGAAAAGCTGAGCAAGCTGGGCATCCGGACCATCGGAGATCTGGCCGCGCGGGATCGGGAGAGCATTGCCGGCGTGCTGGGCAAAAACGGCGGCCAGCTTTGGGATCAGGCCAGAGGGCTGGATGACAGCCGCGTCATCCCGGTGCGGGAGAGCGGCATTGCAAAATCCATCGGCCGGGGGATGACGTTTAAGCGCAATCTGCTTGGGGCAGAGGAAGTGCGGGTGGGCATCGAGCATTTGGCGGATGATGTGGCCGCGCGTCTGCGCGCGCACGGGCTCAAATGCCGCACGGTGCAGCTCTCCATCAAGAGCCCGAGCTTAAAAGTAATCCAGCGCCAAAAGCCGCTTTCCGCGCCCAGCTTTCTCTTCCGGGAGATTGCGGATGCGGCGATGGAGTTGTTTTGTGCCAGCTGGGAGCAGAGCGCTCCCGTTCGGGCGCTGACGGTAACGGCGCAGAATCTGGTGAGCCAGGAGCAGGCCATCGAGCAGCTGGATCTTCTGGGAGAGCAAAGCAAGAAGCGGGAAAAACTCGGCAAGCTGGAGCAGGCCGTCTATGCCCTGCGCCAGCGCTTTGGCGAGGCCAGCATCGGCCCGGCGGCGACGTTCGAGCACGAGCTGTTTGCCAAAGAAGACGAGGAGGCGGAGGAATAG
- the whiA gene encoding DNA-binding protein WhiA, protein MSFSSQIKAELCRQGQKDDACALAELAGILHTGGILSFGSGKPALLLNTEHSDIVTRIFALAKRCFSIDCELSRKQGLKKAETYCIRLCLPHFPDALEALALSLSLGIGPDEARFAALCAPAGCQEAFLRGAFLGGGSMSDPKKAYHLEFVSGSAAVAEEIRRLLCGLGLGAGAMPRRENHMAYIKGIEDIITLLTLLGAHSAVLELENIRILKGIRNNVNRQINCENANIDKTVRSALAQVENIRLIEASIGLASLPSGLQETAELRLQNPEASLSELAALSGEGSRSRINHRLRRLSEIAQELREKGKIPPALL, encoded by the coding sequence ATGTCGTTTTCCTCTCAGATTAAAGCAGAGCTTTGCCGCCAGGGTCAAAAAGACGATGCCTGCGCTCTGGCAGAGCTCGCGGGCATTCTGCACACCGGCGGCATCTTAAGCTTTGGCTCGGGCAAGCCCGCGCTTTTGCTCAATACCGAGCACAGCGATATCGTTACCCGGATTTTCGCTCTGGCCAAGCGCTGTTTTTCCATCGACTGCGAGCTGAGCCGCAAGCAGGGGCTGAAAAAAGCCGAGACCTACTGCATCCGGCTCTGCCTTCCTCATTTTCCCGACGCGCTGGAGGCGCTGGCGCTCTCGCTCTCCCTAGGTATTGGCCCGGATGAGGCCCGCTTTGCCGCGCTTTGTGCGCCTGCCGGATGCCAGGAGGCCTTTCTGCGTGGCGCATTTTTGGGAGGCGGCAGTATGAGCGATCCAAAGAAGGCCTACCATCTGGAATTCGTCTCCGGGAGCGCGGCTGTGGCCGAGGAGATCCGCCGGCTGCTCTGCGGCCTGGGCCTTGGGGCAGGCGCAATGCCCCGCCGGGAAAACCATATGGCCTATATCAAGGGCATCGAGGATATCATCACGCTTCTGACGCTTCTGGGCGCTCATTCCGCTGTGCTGGAGCTGGAAAATATCCGCATTCTCAAGGGCATCCGCAACAACGTCAACCGGCAGATCAACTGCGAAAACGCCAATATCGATAAGACCGTGCGCTCTGCCCTGGCGCAGGTCGAGAATATCCGGCTTATCGAAGCCAGCATCGGCCTGGCGTCTCTGCCCAGCGGATTGCAGGAGACGGCCGAGTTGCGCCTGCAAAACCCGGAGGCCTCCCTCTCTGAGCTGGCCGCCCTTTCCGGGGAGGGCTCCCGCTCGCGCATCAACCACAGGCTGCGCCGTCTCTCGGAAATCGCACAGGAACTGCGTGAAAAAGGAAAAATTCCGCCGGCACTTCTGTAA
- a CDS encoding HPr family phosphocarrier protein, producing MLYKEITIKNELGLKSSVAARFVQTAGQFKSQILIESENKKINAKSIMGVLLLGIKQGESIYVLANGVDEKEALDALEELASKESFED from the coding sequence ATGCTATATAAGGAAATTACCATCAAAAATGAGCTTGGGCTGAAATCCAGCGTTGCCGCAAGATTCGTGCAGACGGCCGGGCAGTTCAAATCCCAAATCCTCATCGAATCTGAAAACAAGAAGATCAACGCCAAGAGCATTATGGGCGTATTGCTTCTGGGCATAAAGCAGGGAGAATCCATCTATGTTCTGGCCAACGGCGTAGATGAAAAAGAGGCTCTGGATGCTCTGGAAGAGCTGGCCAGCAAGGAAAGCTTCGAAGATTAA
- a CDS encoding Cof-type HAD-IIB family hydrolase: protein MSYKLIAIDIDGTLLTSEKKLTDHSLAVMKEAEAAGLHCVLATGRVAANVKEIYGPLGLKSPCICSGGAQVVDGNFNMIHTCYIPNEIVKEVLNFAKEKDVHVQIFKDENFYFEKYSKWVDIYNEISGLTPVETPNLHEIPVAELNTPKVLILAEPDRLLEVQAEALERFPMLNIGRSRPTFLEMNNPEGNKGNALKALEKMLGLKREELIAIGDNQIDESMIIYAGLGVAIGNALDEIKEVSDYIAPDNDHEGVAHVIEKFMLGREPKEF, encoded by the coding sequence ATGAGCTATAAGTTAATTGCCATCGATATCGACGGCACGCTTCTGACATCCGAGAAAAAACTGACCGATCACAGCCTTGCCGTCATGAAAGAGGCAGAGGCCGCCGGGCTGCACTGCGTACTGGCCACCGGGCGCGTGGCTGCGAACGTCAAGGAAATCTATGGGCCGCTGGGGCTCAAATCCCCCTGCATTTGCAGCGGCGGCGCACAGGTGGTGGACGGCAATTTCAACATGATCCACACCTGCTATATCCCAAACGAGATCGTCAAGGAAGTTCTGAATTTTGCAAAAGAGAAAGATGTGCACGTTCAGATCTTCAAAGACGAGAATTTCTATTTTGAAAAATACAGCAAATGGGTAGATATCTACAACGAGATCAGCGGGCTGACCCCGGTAGAGACGCCCAATCTGCACGAGATTCCCGTAGCTGAACTGAACACGCCAAAAGTGCTCATTCTGGCAGAGCCGGATCGCCTGCTGGAAGTGCAGGCAGAGGCCTTGGAGCGCTTCCCCATGCTCAATATCGGGCGCTCCCGCCCCACGTTCCTGGAGATGAACAACCCCGAGGGCAACAAGGGCAATGCGCTCAAAGCCCTGGAGAAAATGCTCGGCCTGAAAAGGGAAGAGCTCATCGCCATCGGCGATAACCAGATCGACGAGAGCATGATCATCTATGCGGGCCTGGGCGTCGCCATCGGCAACGCGCTGGATGAGATCAAAGAAGTTTCCGACTACATCGCGCCGGATAACGACCACGAAGGCGTGGCGCATGTCATCGAAAAATTCATGCTTGGCCGCGAGCCCAAGGAGTTCTAA